The genomic segment TGACCACCAAAAATAATCTGAGGAATTAAAATTATTGGCAACATATTTTGAACAGTTTTCAAACTTAATCCAGGTAATCCCGAAACAAATAATCCAGCACTTACTCCAGTCATAGAAACCATAGTTAATGTTATAAAATGAGTAATAAAAAGTTCTCTTATATCAAGAATAAGATATGAAGTTTGGAGATATAGATAATTTTGAAGCATCGCAAAGAACATTAGAGAAAAAAACTTGGAATTATAGTATGAATAAGATTTGATATTTAGCATTCTTTCCCGAAGTACCAATGCTCCATCCTTAATTATCTCATCTATACTGTTCGAAAGAGCTAAAAATGAAGAGACTATTACAGAAAGAAAAAAGAAAGTAGTAAGATATCTATTGTTATAAAGATTGTAATCTCCTTCTGGTGAAAATCTCAAAAGAAGTGAAATTAAGAGGGCTAAAAGAGGGGCTTCCAAAAAAGTAGTCATTATGTTGGATTTATTTCTCAATTTATTAATAAAATTTCTCTTTAATAAAGTAATAAATTGAGAACTCTTTTCCGATAAAGGAAGTTTTCGTTCCTCAGGAATGAATTTAAGTGATCTCACAGGGAATTTTATAAAACCATACTCTCTCAAATATTCTTGATATCTCTTTTGCCAATATTCTGGAGTATACAATCTTTTATCTGTCAATGAACCATCTTTGTCTACTCTGGTTTCTTCCAAAACCTCAAGTAGTATATCTGGATCCACTGCTCTTGTAGCATAAACAGGGACATTATCGGATTTTTCTTTATGAGATTTGAAGTATTGCAAGGCTGAATTGACATCTCCGTAGTATGCCAGCTTTCCACCCCTATCCAATAAAATCACACTGTCAAATTTTTGGAAGGTTCTAGAACCGGGTTGATGAATAACTGTAATTACTATTTTACCAGATGCTGAAAGTTTATGTAATATGTCAATAATTACTTCAGAATCTTTTGAAGATAAGCCTGAAGTTGGTTCATCGAGGAGAAAAATTTCTGAGTTTGAAAGTAGCTCCAGACCAATATTTAGTCTCTTCCTTTCTCCACCAGATAGTGTTTTGTTTAAAACTGATCCTGCTTTATCATTTTTTTTATGCGTTAGACGAACGTCTTTTAAAACTCTTTCTACCAGAAGCTCTATATTTTTCTTTGCAGTACCAGGGTATCGTAAACAAGCGTTGTAGTACAGGTTCTCATAAACAGTAAGATTTTCAAAAAGGAGATCATCTTGAGGTACATGAGCAATGTGATCGCTAAAAAAATGGTAATATTCATTAAGGTCATATTTGTCAATTAGAATTGATCCACTAGAAGGTTTAACTATTCCCGCCAATAGATTAAGCAAAGTAGACTTTCCACAACCACTCGGACCCATTATAGCTATAAATTCGCCATAATCAAATTTTAGATTTATATCGTCAAGTCCAATTGAACCATCCCTAAAAATTGTTTTTATATTTTTAAGTTCAATAGATCTAAAATTATAATTGAATACTTCAACTCTATTATTCACATTATCTATACTGAGGACTTTGTTCATGATATAAATTTTATCATCATCACTGAGTAATTGCTTTTTAATTCTTTTACTGTTAACAAAAACTGAGAATGGACACAATGTTGCATCCACTACAAAACTATTATCCTGCCTCGTGAGAAGAATTTCCCATTTTTTTGAAAGATCAAAATTAAAGGAAATATCAGAACTACTTCTATTTGATATCGTGAAATACTCTCTGTCAGGATCCAAATAATATGTCTGTTTTTCCAGTAATTGCTCGTAAACAATTCTCCTGATATTAACAAGTTTACTATTAACAAAAATATCATCGTTTAAATTCACGAAGATATCTTTTTCAATTTTTTCATCATTAACTTCTAATTTGCATTTGTCATCGATGATCTGAAGATGAATTTTAGATTTATCCAATATAATTTTCAAACAAATCTTACTATTTTGTTTATCAGTAAAAACGATATCATTACCTGCATGGAAAAGATAAACCTCTTTTTTTCTATATGGATTCATCTTGATTTTAATGTAATGCCTTAACTGTTGTCTGCTAATAATGTAATTATTTATTCGAAGTTCACTACCAAAATCAATCTTATAATACTTTCCAGCGACAACTGGAGTATTCCCTATAATAATAGCATTATCATTGTTCCTTGATATCACATAGTAATCACCAGAAAAATTATAAATTTCGATGTTCAAATTATTGTAATCAAAAAACACATCAGCATTGTCAATATTGTCGGAAATATATAACGGCACAATAGCACCTTTTACAGCTCCGATAATTTCAAGATCCTTATCTGAAATAATGGATTTTAAAGAATCCATATCTTCTTCTTTAATTTGAAGAGATTTTTCATAGCTCATGGATTTAGAAAGAATGGGGGCCGCCATTTGTGTCAATTGCTTAACAAGAGTGATATCATCATTGCTAAACTTACCTTCTCTTTTATTGATAAGCTGGAGCACACCAATAGTTTTATCGTCATAAACAATTGGCTCAGTAAGTATAGTCTTGCAAACATACCCATATTTTTTATCATTTTCAGGATTATATCTGTAATCTCTTGAAGCATCTTCAATATTAGTTGTAAATCTATTTGTAAACGAATAGCCTGCGACACCAGTAGTAGAAGGAACCCTGATCTCATTTGTCTGATGAGCTACATAGCTAAAAAGTTCATTTGTTTCTGCATCATATAAAAAAACGGTACATCTTTCAGCTCCTAATAATTTTACTGAAAGATCAGCTATTTTACTTACAATAAGCCTTAACTGTCTTGCGTCTTCTAGGCTTCCAACAGTTTCATTGATAATTTTTTCCAAGCTTTATCCGTTTTGTATTTATTTTGCATATATTTAATAAATGATTGTGACAAAGTAAACACAAATTATTTTTTTTATACATCATGTTATGTCATAGATTTGATTGTCACAGTTGTAAAAATAATTTATTTAATTTATCTTTAGAAAAATCATACTAAAATTCTCGAAAGGTCAGATGGAATTATCAAAAACCAATAAATATACTGACTTAATAGCATTGATTGATCCGGATAAGTGGGGTTATGATGATTTAGCACCTCTTTTTAATGTGATAAATAGATCAATAACATCATATATTTTAATTGGCAGCAGCCAACCTTTGGAAAAATCTCTGGACGATTTCATTTTAAAGATCAGAGAGTATACGAAAATACCGTTGATAATTTTTCCATCCAATAGTTCTAACGTAAGTTCCTACGCAGATGGAATTTTGTTTATATCTCTTTTAAATTCGAGAGATCCAAAATTTCTAATTGAGAACCATGTAAAAGCTGCTCCATTTATCCATAAGTATGGACTTGATGTGTACTCTACAGGTTATATTATAATAGGAAGCTTTGAAACAACAGTAGTCAGAGAGAGTAATATAATTCCATTCCCAAATCAATTTTCTGACGCGATTTTTCAACATGTATTAGCTGCTGATTTTCTAGGAATGCAAAATATATATTTAGAAGGTGGCAGTGGGACAAATACCCCAGTTTCTACAGAAATTATAAGGAAAGTAAGATCAATTACTGATAAAAAAATAGTTTGTGGAGGAGGAATACGATTACCTGAAACGGCAGTAGCTATAGCT from the Candidatus Delongbacteria bacterium genome contains:
- a CDS encoding ATP-binding cassette domain-containing protein, giving the protein MEKIINETVGSLEDARQLRLIVSKIADLSVKLLGAERCTVFLYDAETNELFSYVAHQTNEIRVPSTTGVAGYSFTNRFTTNIEDASRDYRYNPENDKKYGYVCKTILTEPIVYDDKTIGVLQLINKREGKFSNDDITLVKQLTQMAAPILSKSMSYEKSLQIKEEDMDSLKSIISDKDLEIIGAVKGAIVPLYISDNIDNADVFFDYNNLNIEIYNFSGDYYVISRNNDNAIIIGNTPVVAGKYYKIDFGSELRINNYIISRQQLRHYIKIKMNPYRKKEVYLFHAGNDIVFTDKQNSKICLKIILDKSKIHLQIIDDKCKLEVNDEKIEKDIFVNLNDDIFVNSKLVNIRRIVYEQLLEKQTYYLDPDREYFTISNRSSSDISFNFDLSKKWEILLTRQDNSFVVDATLCPFSVFVNSKRIKKQLLSDDDKIYIMNKVLSIDNVNNRVEVFNYNFRSIELKNIKTIFRDGSIGLDDINLKFDYGEFIAIMGPSGCGKSTLLNLLAGIVKPSSGSILIDKYDLNEYYHFFSDHIAHVPQDDLLFENLTVYENLYYNACLRYPGTAKKNIELLVERVLKDVRLTHKKNDKAGSVLNKTLSGGERKRLNIGLELLSNSEIFLLDEPTSGLSSKDSEVIIDILHKLSASGKIVITVIHQPGSRTFQKFDSVILLDRGGKLAYYGDVNSALQYFKSHKEKSDNVPVYATRAVDPDILLEVLEETRVDKDGSLTDKRLYTPEYWQKRYQEYLREYGFIKFPVRSLKFIPEERKLPLSEKSSQFITLLKRNFINKLRNKSNIMTTFLEAPLLALLISLLLRFSPEGDYNLYNNRYLTTFFFLSVIVSSFLALSNSIDEIIKDGALVLRERMLNIKSYSYYNSKFFSLMFFAMLQNYLYLQTSYLILDIRELFITHFITLTMVSMTGVSAGLFVSGLPGLSLKTVQNMLPIILIPQIIFGGHIVKFQDMTDYFRIEKNREIPEICDFMPSRWGFEAMVNSHYSNSKYHSAYNLLKNELDETVDKLDNNPNDKTLVRKRDELLSDLNMFRKRYKKDFGNMIIEEEISDALHKHEDKISNHEVMFYPVKTIPKTSIEIKTENYNRIVLFFISLIISSAGIVVLSFTERISDKLLRIRKKITGSIK
- a CDS encoding phosphoglycerol geranylgeranyltransferase: MELSKTNKYTDLIALIDPDKWGYDDLAPLFNVINRSITSYILIGSSQPLEKSLDDFILKIREYTKIPLIIFPSNSSNVSSYADGILFISLLNSRDPKFLIENHVKAAPFIHKYGLDVYSTGYIIIGSFETTVVRESNIIPFPNQFSDAIFQHVLAADFLGMQNIYLEGGSGTNTPVSTEIIRKVRSITDKKIVCGGGIRLPETAVAIAKAGTDFIVIGNLLEAENGLENFAKISERLEIFNQN